TTAGTGTTTAGCATAATACGGGCAATATAGAAACAGCATATATACGCGCTATAATTATGTTTAAATTAACGCCCGTATTATGCAATATCTTTGACAATAATAGTATAGCATTTAGTTGCGGCAAAGTCAACTAAATTCGAGTTTATTTTTTATAAACACGAATTTAGTAGTGTCTTTTAATGGGAGGAAAAACATGAAAAATGTAAATGATGACATGATATTAGACAAATATAATTGTAGTGATATAGATCCTTTTGCAACAAATGATGTGATTGTCTATCTGGCTGATCAATTAAAACTTACACAAAAAGATTTGGTTGAGCAAACTGGGCTTCATAAGTCACAAATGTCCCGTATATTTAATAAAAAGGAAATACCAACTAAGGAACAATTGGAAAGATTATCTGTACCATTAAAGATATCAAAGGAATTATTATGGCTAATTGGAGGATATATATTACCAGAAAGCAAAGAAGGTCCGTTAATTTCTGAATTAAAAACATTAAATAAACAACTAAAATCCATACATGAGGAAATAAAAAATAAGCAAACCTCCTATGAAATGGATTCAAATCTTACAACTAAAGAAAAAGAATTTATCAAAGAATATATAGAATTTACCCAGTATAGAAAAGAAAGGAATAGGCAATATAAATAATTTTGTATATTCTCTTCCATTGGCAAATATTTAGCTTATTAACCATTATGTCATATTTTATCGCTTTTAAATGACGATAATCTAATAATAGGAATGGGTGGCAATTAGCTGCCCATTCCTATTCATGAAAGAACCAAGGCTATATATGACTTAACTTGCTATTTTGGTTTTCGCTGTAGATCCTAGCGTTATTTACATAATGTGTTAATTTATCTCCTCATTATATCATTTAATCATTTT
This window of the Xylanivirga thermophila genome carries:
- a CDS encoding helix-turn-helix domain-containing protein, producing the protein MKNVNDDMILDKYNCSDIDPFATNDVIVYLADQLKLTQKDLVEQTGLHKSQMSRIFNKKEIPTKEQLERLSVPLKISKELLWLIGGYILPESKEGPLISELKTLNKQLKSIHEEIKNKQTSYEMDSNLTTKEKEFIKEYIEFTQYRKERNRQYK